The Porites lutea chromosome 4, jaPorLute2.1, whole genome shotgun sequence genome contains a region encoding:
- the LOC140933745 gene encoding homeobox protein HMX3-B-like has protein sequence MEEKTRSTPFSISNILNSASSREHGRRESDNITETAEAQDRQRSEFSRGQNCEIRRPDESPVDLDRRMGYDFDDWSRTSVEDPSEKGDLSSEGDKKDSLKKRRKKKTRTVFSRSQVYQLETTFDLKRYLSSSERAGLAAQLHLTETQVKIWFQNRRNKWKRQLAAEMEAASLAQASHQRMVRVPILYREQSRTSELSAHPPYSFYHPSSYPGLQYPQHYSQFLPPHLRAPPMTSLL, from the exons ATGGAAGAGAAAACTCGGTCGACTCCGTTCTCAATTTCCAATATTCTAAACAGCGCTAGCTCTAGGGAGCATGGAAGGAGAGAGTCGGACAACATAACCGAGACTGCAGAAGCTCAAGACAGACAGCGTTCAGAGTTTTCAAGagggcaaaattgtgaaattcgTCGCCCCGATGAAAGTCCTGTGGATCTTGATAGAAGGATGGGATATGACTTCGATGACTGGAGTAGAACATCAGTTGAAG ATCCTTCGGAAAAAGGCGATCTCTCCTCCGAGGGCGACAAGAAAGACAGTCTCAAGAAGCGACGgaagaagaaaacaaggacagTGTTCTCTCGAAGCCAAGTTTATCAACTAGAAACGACTTTCGATTTAAAGCGATACCTGTCTTCCTCTGAACGAGCTGGACTGGCAGCACAGCTTCACCTAACAGAAACGCAAGTTAAGATCTGGTTTCAAAATCGACGGAACAAATGGAAGAGGCAACTAGCAGCAGAAATGGAAGCTGCCAGTTTAGCGCAAGCAAGCCACCAGCGAATGGTACGGGTTCCTATTCTGTACCGCGAACAAAGTCGCACTAGTGAATTAAGCGCTCATCCTCCGTATTCGTTTTACCACCCATCGTCATACCCTGGTCTGCAGTATCCTCAACATTATTCACAGTTTTTGCCTCCTCATTTAAGAGCACCACCAATGACATCACTTCTCTAA
- the LOC140935853 gene encoding uncharacterized protein isoform X2 — protein MENTSRRRGSVTSVDGGDAQELSGAEDELLQESRHAVTSFSVKDILDPHKFNNLKRRTSESDSETESLSREESRNNSPWHPWMASTRFNRAQKTIETEKCLEKEKSAQESSNIQENEETKSTSLSSKSKRKRGGSERSKEGKPRRARTAFTYEQLVALENKFKSTRYLSVCERLNLALSLSLTETQVKIWFQNRRTKWKKQNPGVDVTAPPRPTTLPHAASLAGYSAGILCTSQCPTQMHHFSHYPSPATGHALPCIIRPHPTYGHI, from the exons ATGGAGAATACATCCAG GCGTAGAGGAAGTGTAACCAGCGTTGATGGCGGTGATGCACAAGAACTTTCAGGAGCAGAGGATGAGTTGCTGCAAGAATCAAGACACGCAGTTACATCATTTAGTGTCAAAGACATTTTGGATCCACACAAGTTTAACAACCTAAAGAGGCGAACAAGTGAAAGCGACTCAGAAACTGAAAGCCTTAGCAGAGAGGAATCGAGAAATAATTCTCCGTGGCACCCATGGATGGCTTCGACGCGATTTAACCGAGCACAAAAGACGATTG AAACTGAAAAATgcctggaaaaagagaaaagtgcTCAGGAATCGTCAAATATTCAAGAGAATGAAGAAACTAAATCTACTTCACTGAGCTCTAAATCAAAGCGAAAGCGTGGCGGCTCTGAACGTTCAAAGGAGGGAAAACCCAGACGAGCAAGAACTGCGTTCACGTATGAACAACTGGTCGCGTTAGAAAACAAGTTTAAGAGTACTAGATACCTATCAGTTTGCGAGAGACTTAACTTGGCCTTATCGCTGAGTCTAACAGAAACACAGGTGAAAATTTGGTTTCAAAATCGACGCACTAAATGGAAGAAACAAAATCCTGGCGTCGATGTGACCGCCCCACCGCGGCCGACTACTCTGCCGCACGCAGCTTCTCTGGCAGGTTACAGCGCAGGGATTTTGTGCACATCGCAGTGTCCTACTCAAATGCATCACTTTTCACACTACCCAAGCCCAGCAACAGGACATGCCCTACCCTGTATAATCCGACCACATCCAACCTATGGACACATCTAA
- the LOC140935853 gene encoding uncharacterized protein isoform X1, protein MMATNLIPRCRKKDDFHTFHTQRRRGSVTSVDGGDAQELSGAEDELLQESRHAVTSFSVKDILDPHKFNNLKRRTSESDSETESLSREESRNNSPWHPWMASTRFNRAQKTIETEKCLEKEKSAQESSNIQENEETKSTSLSSKSKRKRGGSERSKEGKPRRARTAFTYEQLVALENKFKSTRYLSVCERLNLALSLSLTETQVKIWFQNRRTKWKKQNPGVDVTAPPRPTTLPHAASLAGYSAGILCTSQCPTQMHHFSHYPSPATGHALPCIIRPHPTYGHI, encoded by the exons ATGATGGCTACCAACTTGATACCGAGATGTAGAAAGAAAGATGATTTTCACACATTTCATACTCAACG GCGTAGAGGAAGTGTAACCAGCGTTGATGGCGGTGATGCACAAGAACTTTCAGGAGCAGAGGATGAGTTGCTGCAAGAATCAAGACACGCAGTTACATCATTTAGTGTCAAAGACATTTTGGATCCACACAAGTTTAACAACCTAAAGAGGCGAACAAGTGAAAGCGACTCAGAAACTGAAAGCCTTAGCAGAGAGGAATCGAGAAATAATTCTCCGTGGCACCCATGGATGGCTTCGACGCGATTTAACCGAGCACAAAAGACGATTG AAACTGAAAAATgcctggaaaaagagaaaagtgcTCAGGAATCGTCAAATATTCAAGAGAATGAAGAAACTAAATCTACTTCACTGAGCTCTAAATCAAAGCGAAAGCGTGGCGGCTCTGAACGTTCAAAGGAGGGAAAACCCAGACGAGCAAGAACTGCGTTCACGTATGAACAACTGGTCGCGTTAGAAAACAAGTTTAAGAGTACTAGATACCTATCAGTTTGCGAGAGACTTAACTTGGCCTTATCGCTGAGTCTAACAGAAACACAGGTGAAAATTTGGTTTCAAAATCGACGCACTAAATGGAAGAAACAAAATCCTGGCGTCGATGTGACCGCCCCACCGCGGCCGACTACTCTGCCGCACGCAGCTTCTCTGGCAGGTTACAGCGCAGGGATTTTGTGCACATCGCAGTGTCCTACTCAAATGCATCACTTTTCACACTACCCAAGCCCAGCAACAGGACATGCCCTACCCTGTATAATCCGACCACATCCAACCTATGGACACATCTAA